Proteins encoded by one window of Salinigranum rubrum:
- a CDS encoding ArsR/SmtB family transcription factor, protein MVEQEPDDLDLDAVFQALSHPIRRSILEQLADGPESVSDLAEPHDVSLPAVSKHLRVLEDAGLIDVEKDGLVRRCHLDAVPLSAAFGWLTQYRVFWEDRLDALANHLENEDQ, encoded by the coding sequence ATGGTTGAACAAGAGCCAGACGACCTGGACCTCGACGCGGTTTTCCAGGCACTCTCTCATCCAATTCGTCGGTCAATCCTCGAACAGTTGGCCGATGGCCCAGAGAGTGTGAGCGACTTGGCCGAGCCTCACGACGTTTCCCTACCTGCCGTATCCAAGCACCTGCGCGTGCTGGAGGATGCTGGGTTAATCGACGTCGAGAAGGACGGTCTCGTTCGCCGCTGCCACCTCGACGCCGTACCGCTTTCCGCGGCGTTCGGGTGGTTGACACAGTACCGCGTCTTCTGGGAGGATCGGTTAGATGCGCTGGCCAACCATCTGGAAAACGAAGACCAATGA